In Vanessa cardui chromosome 6, ilVanCard2.1, whole genome shotgun sequence, the following proteins share a genomic window:
- the LOC124530587 gene encoding NADH dehydrogenase [ubiquinone] 1 beta subcomplex subunit 7, whose translation MGQMMGSYNARNVDLYMDDKPTFNHQDGFSFNRKQREMIAKEEDLVSARIPPKYRDYCSHYLLEYQVCRYKNMPMLYKCAHEKHDYLNCEHQDYMLRMKEFERERRLRLRENRLVGVA comes from the exons ATGGGGCAAATGATGGGATCATATAACGCTCGAAATGTAGACCTTTATATGGACGATAAACCCACATTTAATCACCAGGATGGGTTTTCTTTTAACAGAAAACAACGAG AAATGATCGCTAAAGAGGAGGACTTGGTCTCGGCTAGAATCCCACCAAAATATCGTGATTATTGTTCCCATTATTTGCTTGAATACCAAGTATGCCGTTATAAGAATATGCCAATGCTGTATAAATGTGCTCATGAAAaacatgattatttaaattgtgaacATCAAGA CTATATGCTTCGTATGAAAGAATTTGAACGTGAACGACGCCTGCGTTTGAGAGAGAACAGACTCGTTGGAGTTGCATAG